From the Lolium rigidum isolate FL_2022 chromosome 2, APGP_CSIRO_Lrig_0.1, whole genome shotgun sequence genome, one window contains:
- the LOC124691010 gene encoding disease resistance protein Pik-2-like, translated as MEEATAVSIGRSALDGALRYAKSATAEAAAQQLGVQREKAFVTGELEMMQSVILAERPREDEVATTWARQVRDVAYDVEDGLRDIVLRVHGQPWWRGLLDRRRVADDMKELRARVEDVGMRSVRYRLVDCTSRVSDIPVDTDAAMFGSSQDATYSSKEVCSSILPYTTENEIQEGQSIAHVDGMNMVQERLKHTNNLGGLTELKLIGREKEKSDITELILEHSSTQQFQVIALWGMDGVGKTSVIRDIYKGREVNHIFGEQAFVTVLRPFKLENILRSLAFQLYAMKGSMDFIDDSNTDIALMGVEDLTDVLLMMRSQEKSCLIVLDGLSSTMEWDEILPTFLAMRNPRLVIVITTRQEDIAKHCCRKPECIRFLNGLEEEDACNLFTEKVFKNKTTDLAMHYPELVQASKLILDKCNGVPLAIVTIGGFLAEQPTKSVMEWIKLIEHISVEMVMDPKVEAVKTVLLKSYDGLPYYLKSCFLYMSIFFEGRTLSQRRLVHRWTAEGYSQDTSIADMYFMELVGRGMILANQTSLCSIQGADSCQLHDLIRDICMAKAMEENLVFRLEEGCSLNTQGAVCHLAISRNWDGDESQLETTVDLSHIRSLTVFGKWRSFYISAKMRFLRVLDLEGAKGLAGHHLEHIGEHLHLRYISLRGCDGVYYLPDSVGCLKQLETLDIKYTGILKLPKTINKLTKLCYLKAGNEFFVGEEQLILSCCAPLACCTTGPVRAYAVKVPVGIGKLKSLHTLRSVHLEWENVIIEEIKCLTSLRKLGVFGIDRGNSLEFCWALSGLCSLESLSVHSSERDLYDCLQGIVVSPPEKLRTLKLHGWLRKLPKWIMVLQNLVKIKLEYTEVSGNVRAMQALGNLPNLSILKLKESAFQNEEPITFQSGLFRSLLVLELVYLEVEVESLVFEETSMPKLEVLSLRLADCKTSFSGLEFLPSIKEVQLCVLVNPMLFAMEESMTEEAEMEAERREDKVKEDIRNQLISNKNSPILKFVITVVSS; from the exons ATGGAGGAGGCCACGGCGGTGAGCATCGGCAGGTCCGCGCTGGACGGAGCGCTCCGGTACGCCAAGTCCgccacggcggaggcggcggcccagCAGCTCGGAGTCCAGCGCGAGAAGGCCTTCGTCACGGGCGAGCTGGAGATGATGCAGTCCGTCATCCTGGCGGAACGGCCTCGGGAGGACGAGGTGGCCACGACGTGGGCGAGGCAGGTCCGCGACGTCGCCTACGACGTCGAGGACGGCCTCCGGGACATCGTCCTCCGCGTCCACGGCCAGCCCTGGTGGCGCGGCCTCCTCGACCGCCGCCGTGTCGCCGATGACATGAAGGAGCTTCGCGCCAGGGTGGAGGACGTCGGCATGAGGAGCGTTCGCTACCGCCTTGTCGATTGCACCTCCCGTGTTTCTGACATCCCCGTCGACACTGATGCTGCCATGTTCGGC AGTTCTCAAGATGCAACATATTCATCCAAGGAAGTGTGTAGCTCAATTCTACCCTACACTACTGAGAATGAGATACAAGAAGGCCAATCTATTGCAcatgttgatggaatgaacatggTCCAAGAGAGGCTCAAGCACACCAACAATCTTGGAGGTCTTACTGAACTGAAGCTTATTGGACGAGAGAAAGAGAAATCTGATATTACTGAACTGATTCTAGAGCACTCCAGCACCCAACAATTCCAAGTCATTGCACTGTGGGGAATGGATGGTGTTGGAAAAACTAGTGTGATCAGAGATATTTACAAGGGACGAGAGGTCAATCACATCTTTGGAGAACAAGCTTTTGTCACGGTCTTACGACCTTTCAAGCTTGAGAATATCCTTAGGAGCTTAGCATTTCAGCTGTACGCAATGAAGGGCTCCATGGATTTCATAGATGATTCCAATACAGATATTGCTTTAATGGGAGTTGAAGACTTGACCGACGTGTTGCTCATGATGCGTTCACAAGAAAAGAGCTGCTTGATTGTTCTTGACGGCCTCTCTTCTACCATGGAATGGGACGAAATATTGCCCACCTTCCTTGCAATGAGAAATCCAAGATTGGTCATTGTGATCACCACAAGGCAGGAGGATATTGCTAAGCATTGTTGCAGAAAACCAGAGTGTATACGCTTCCTCAACGGTCTAGAAGAAGAGGATGCATGTAACCTCTTCACAGAAAAG GTATTCAAGAATAAGACTACAGATTTGGCTATGCACTATCCTGAGTTGGTTCAAGCCTCAAAACTGATCCTAGACAAATGCAATGGAGTTCCCCTTGCAATAGTCACCATAGGTGGCTTCTTGGCAGAACAACCAACAAAAAGTGTCATGGAATGGATAAAGTTGATTGAGCATATCAGTGTTGAGATGGTGATGGATCCAAAAGTTGAGGCCGTCAAAACAGTCCTTTTGAAAAGTTATGATGGCCTACCCTATTATCTCAAGTCTTGTTTCTTGTATATGTCCATCTTCTTTGAAGGCCGCACGCTTAGCCAAAGGCGTTTGGTGCACCGATGGACTGCAGAAGGTTACTCGCAGGATACATCCATAGCAGATATGTACTTCATGGAGCTTGTTGGAAGAGGCATGATATTAGCAAATCAGACTTCACTTTGCAGCATACAAGGAGCTGACTCATGTCAGCTACATGATCTGATCCGTGATATCTGCATGGCAAAGGCAATGGAGGAAAATCTTGTTTTCAGGCTGGAGGAAGGGTGCAGCTTAAACACTCAGGGTGCCGTGTGTCACCTTGCCATAAGCAGAAATTGGGATGGAGATGAGAGTCAGCTAGAGACTACCGTGGATCTATCCCATATACGATCATTGACGGTGTTTGGCAAGTGGAGGTCATTTTACATTTCTGCCAAGATGAGGTTTCTTCGTGTACTGGACCTAGAAGGAGCAAAAGGTCTAGCCGGACATCACCTTGAGCACATCGGAGAGCATCTTCATCTGAGATACATTTCTCTAAGAGGGTGTGATGGAGTCTATTACCTCCCAGATTCAGTGGGTTGCCTGAAACAACTCGAGACACTAGATATCAAATACACAGGAATATTGAAACTACCCAAAACCATTAACAAGCTCACCAAGCTCTGTTATCTGAAAGCTGGAAATGAATTCTTTGTCGGAGAAGAACAGTTGATACTATCATGTTGTGCACCTTTGGCTTGTTGCACGACGGGACCCGTACGAGCTTATGCTGTCAAGGTGCCAGTTGGGATTGGGAAACTAAAATCCCTGCACACCCTGCGATCGGTGCACCTTGAATGGGAAAATGTCATCATAGAGGAGATAAAATGTCTCACTAGCCTGCGCAAGTTGGGAGTGTTTGGCATCGACAGGGGTAATAGCCTGGAGTTCTGCTGGGCCCTTTCAGGTCTCTGCAGCCTTGAATCTCTTTCAGTGCATTCATCAGAAAGAGATCTATATGACTGCTTGCAAGGCATAGTAGTCTCACCTCCAGAAAAGCTCCGGACCCTCAAGCTGCACGGCTGGCTGAGAAAATTGCCAAAATGGATCATGGTGCTCCAGAATCTGGTGAAGATAAAGCTAGAGTACACCGAAGTGTCGGGAAACGTTCGAGCAATGCAAGCCCTTGGGAACCTGCCAAACTTGTCCATTCTGAAATTGAAGGAGAGTGCATTTCAGAACGAAGAACCTATCACTTTCCAGAGTGGACTCTTCAGAAGCCTATTGGTGCTCGAGCTTGTTTACCTGGAAGTGGAAGTGGAATCATTGGTGTTCGAGGAAACGTCAATGCCAAAGCTTGAGGTGCTGAGCCTACGACTTGCTGACTGTAAAACAAGCTTTTCTGGGCTGGAATTTCTCCCAAGCATCAAAGAAGTACAACTTTGTGTCCTGGTTAACCCAATGCTTTTTGCAATGGAGGAAAGCATGACTGAAGAAGCAGAAATGGAAGCAGAACGCAgggaagacaaagtcaaggaggaTATTAGGAATCAGCTCATTAGCAATAAGAATAGCCCCATTCTGAAG TTTGTCATTACTGTTgtgtcttcctga
- the LOC124693521 gene encoding uncharacterized protein LOC124693521: protein MAAGFVAGFLLGLLLLAAAEAAALLWLVRRLRRSPESSAAAPQPDAVEELPGERPFPYEKKGSLWILEPEKLPKVSSERLSSGGLKETKDKKSIVEVFPAKKMAKLKGHLLSLSGPDVPDTAIELSKCTVVAVSASSMPSRKWTKRYPIKLESQEHEIYNGSKVCFLYAETSWEKESWCKALRLAATADKEKLNWHAQLSKEFSNYISSLNSEYPCFLKPTVLSAEDHEVMDSETKTDGSSKVRLFLKKLAKKASTKVPAEGKTGAASSTQGEKKILDKIRSYQGAPFIEAFIGSQEDKSSNSSSQDTAKPSAPTAPSSHAGQLPAFPDVNVDDKAVDEGTLCWNLLSSRLFFDAKMNDEINKFIKARIQRTLSSMRTPAYVGEITLTDFSIGELPPYVHAMRVLPLDLNELWAFEVDFEYSGGILLHIETRLEVEEPELQKDLMKTNFGTDSNGEVDSELLDSIEQYGNQFRGSPNSDSSVEEKEEADASQSKSTGWISRLKNMLHSIADHVSQVPLSLAIKITSVRGVLRIHLKPPPSDQLWFGFTSMPELEWDLESSVGDRKFTNNRIASLIGNRIKASLRDSLVLPNCESIPMPWMLAEKDDWAPLKDGPYIWLNHEPTETRSHVAAAVPTHPEEAAGAKADTSTKNAAPSSRDLSARSEESLTSIDESAEDPVAESSHAQSRLAPASETSTSPSHPDAASELRKPLLSTEDTSERRAGSPLYTSLRAIRPAGQQQQQAALASVGEDVKQKSGRRSRMMDLGKKMGDKLEEKRRQVEEKGRTIVEKMRENARTNSMERTAS, encoded by the exons ATGGCCGCGGGGTTCGTGGCGGGCTTCCTCCTCGGCCTGCTGCTGCTGGCGGCCGCGGAGGCCGCCGCGCTCCTGTGGCTCgtgcgccgcctccgccgcagcCCGGAGTCTTCCGCGGCGGCCCCGCAGCCCGACGCCGTCGAGGAGCTCCCCGGCGAGCGCCCCTTCCCGTACGAGAAGAAG GGGTCTCTGTGGATACTAGAGCCAGAAAAATTACCGAAAGTTAGCAGTGAGCGCTTATCAAGTGGAGGTCTCAAAGAGACCAAGGACAAGAAGAGTATTGTTGAGGTTTTTCCTGCAAAGAAGATGGCTAAACTCAAGGGGCACCTCCTTAGTTTGTCTGGTCCTGATGTCCCTGACACAGCGATTGAGCTTTCGAAATGCACGGTTGTTGCTGTTTCTGCATCCAGTATGCCTTCGCGCAAATG GACTAAGAGGTATCCGATAAAGTTGGAAAGCCAGgaacatgagatctataatggaagCAAGGTCTGCTTTCTTTATGCTGAGACTTCATGGGAGAAGGAATCATGGTGTAAAGCGCTTCGTCTTGCAGCTACTGCAGACAAGGAGAAATTGAATTGGCATGCTCAGTTGAGCAAAGAGTTCTCTAATTACATATCATCACTAAATTCCGAGTACCCATGTTTCCTGAAGCCTACAGTACTTTCAGCTGAGGATCATGAGGTCATGGACAGTGAAACAAAGACGGACGGGTCTTCCAAAGTTCGTCTATTCCTCAAGAAGTTGGCCAAAAAGGCATCTACAAAGGTTCCGGCAGAGGGTAAAACAGGTGCAGCGTCATCCACACAAGGAGAAAAGAAGATCTTGGATAAAATACGCAGCTATCAGGGTGCGCCATTTATTGAAGCTTTTATAGGTTCACAAGAGGACAAGTCCAGTAACAGCTCATCACAAGATACAGCAAAACCCAGTGCCCCAACTGCTCCTTCGAGTCACGCTGGGCAGCTTCCAGCTTTTCCTGATGTAAATGTAGATGATAAAGCTGTAGATGAAGGTACACTTTGTTGGAACCTTCTGTCCTCACGGCTTTTTTTCGACGCTAAAATGAATGATGAGATAAACAAGTTCATCAAAGCACGTATTCAG CGAACATTATCAAGCATGAGGACCCCAGCTTACGTTGGTGAAATTACACTTACGGACTTCAGTATTGGAGAACTCCCACCGTATGTACACGCGATGCGAGTCCTTCCACTGGATTTAAATGAGCTGTGGGCTTTTGAAGTTGATTTTGAATATTCCGGTGGAATCCTATTGCACATTGAAACGAGGCTTGAGGTTGAGGAACCAGAGTTACAGAAGGACCTCATGAAAACCAACTTTGGAACAGACTCTAATGGGGAGGTTGATTCAGAGCTTCTCGATAGTATTGAGCAGTATGGTAACCAATTTAGAGGTTCACCGAACTCGGATTCTTCagtggaagaaaaagaagaagcag ATGCTAGTCAGTCCAAGAGCACTGGATGGATATCAAGGTTGAAAAATATGTTACATTCAATAGCCGATCACGTCTCACAG GTTCCACTGTCTCTGGCAATAAAAATTACATCTGTTAGAGGTGTCTTGCGAATACATCTGAAGCCCCCTCCCTCGGATCAACTCTGGTTTGGATTCACGTCGATGCCTGAGCTAGAGTGGGACTTGGAATCCTCTGTCGGGGACAGAAAATTCACCAATAATCGCATTGCATCACTTATCGGTAACAGAATCAAG GCTTCGCTCCGTGATAGCTTGGTGCTGCCCAACTGCGAAAGCATTCCCATGCCATGGATGCTGGCAGAGAAGGACGATTGGGCGCCTCTCAAGGATGGACCTTACATCTGGCTCAACCACGAGCCGACCGAGACCAGAAGCCATGTTGCAGCCGCCGTGCCAACCCACCCCGAGGAAGCTGCTGGTGCCAAGGCTGACACAAGCACCAAAAACGCAGCGCCAAGTTCGCGAGACTTGTCAGCCAGGAGCGAGGAGTCGCTGACATCCATCGATGAGTCAGCCGAGGACCCTGTAGCTGAATCATCTCATGCGCAGTCCCGTCTGGCTCCGGCCAGCGAAACTAGTACTTCTCCTTCGCACCCTGACGCTGCCAGCGAGCTGAGGAAACCACTGCTTTCTACGGAGGACACATCAGAGAGAAGGGCCGGCTCCCCCCTGTACACCTCCTTGAGGGCCATCAGACCTGCtgggcaacagcagcagcaagcGGCCCTGGCCTCGGTGGGGGAGGACGTGAAGCAGAAGAGCGGGAGGCGGAGCCGGATGATGGACCTGGGGAAGAAGATGGGGGACAAGCTGGAGGAGAAGCGGCGGCAGGTGGAGGAGAAGGGGCGGACCATCGTGGAGAAGATGCGGGAGAACGCAAGGACCAACAGCATGGAGAGAACCGCCAGCTAG